Proteins from a genomic interval of Chroococcidiopsis thermalis PCC 7203:
- a CDS encoding FAD-dependent oxidoreductase, protein MTTKPVILTVDDDPEVLQAVARDLRREYGDRFRVLRAESGAVALEALQQLKLRNEPVALFLVDQRMPQMSGVEFLEQALQMFPETKKALLTAYADTDAAIRAINTTRIDYYLMKPWDPPEERLYPVLDDLLDDWLSQFRPPFDGIRVIGNRWSPHSHEIKDFLARNQLPYQWLDIELSEEAQDLVKYADCDKLNLPLVLFSDGSSLLKPSPLEVAAKIGLQTQAGKPFYDLAIVGGGPGGLAAAVYGASEGLHTVLIEREAPGGQAGTSSRIENYLGFPVGLSGGDLARRAVTQARRFGVEILNPQEVQGIRIEDPYRIITLADGSEISCHALILALGVSWRRLNVPGMDRLTGAGVYYGAAQTEALACQGEEVYIVGGANSAGQGAMYFSRYAHHVTMLVRGESLASSMSQYLIDQIAETPNITVKVHSQVVEVKGETNLEAIAIQNTQTGEIEVVPANSLFIFIGAVPRTEWLDGIVARDDRGFVLTGTDLSQNGHRPKGWTLDREPFLLETNVPGIFAVGDVRHGSIKRVASSVGEGSICVQFIHRYLSNVL, encoded by the coding sequence ATGACAACTAAGCCTGTCATTTTAACAGTTGACGACGATCCAGAAGTTTTGCAAGCGGTGGCGCGGGACTTGCGACGTGAATATGGCGATCGCTTTCGCGTTTTGCGGGCGGAGTCTGGCGCAGTTGCTTTAGAAGCGCTGCAACAGCTTAAACTGCGAAACGAGCCTGTAGCATTGTTTTTAGTAGACCAAAGAATGCCTCAAATGTCTGGGGTAGAGTTTCTGGAACAGGCGTTACAGATGTTTCCAGAGACGAAAAAGGCTTTACTTACGGCGTATGCAGATACGGATGCAGCAATCCGCGCTATCAATACTACGCGGATCGATTACTACTTGATGAAGCCTTGGGACCCGCCAGAGGAAAGGTTATATCCAGTATTGGACGATCTCCTCGATGATTGGTTATCGCAATTCCGTCCGCCTTTTGATGGGATTCGCGTAATTGGCAATCGCTGGTCGCCCCATTCTCACGAGATTAAAGATTTTCTCGCCCGCAACCAATTACCTTATCAATGGTTGGATATTGAATTGTCAGAGGAAGCGCAGGATTTAGTTAAATACGCCGACTGCGATAAATTAAATTTGCCGCTGGTGCTATTTTCCGATGGTTCCAGTTTACTCAAACCTTCGCCTTTGGAGGTTGCAGCCAAAATTGGGCTACAGACTCAAGCTGGAAAACCATTTTACGATCTGGCGATTGTAGGAGGAGGACCAGGAGGTTTAGCGGCTGCGGTTTATGGTGCTTCGGAAGGGTTGCACACGGTATTGATCGAACGGGAAGCCCCAGGTGGACAAGCGGGAACGAGTTCGCGGATTGAGAATTATTTGGGATTTCCTGTGGGTTTGAGTGGTGGCGATTTGGCGAGAAGGGCAGTCACCCAGGCTAGACGTTTTGGTGTAGAGATTCTCAATCCCCAAGAAGTGCAGGGAATTCGCATAGAAGATCCCTATCGGATTATAACTCTCGCCGATGGCAGCGAAATTAGCTGTCATGCTTTAATTTTGGCGTTGGGCGTTTCGTGGCGACGGTTGAACGTCCCAGGAATGGATCGATTGACTGGGGCGGGTGTGTACTATGGTGCAGCGCAAACCGAAGCCCTAGCTTGTCAAGGGGAAGAAGTCTACATCGTTGGTGGTGCAAACTCTGCCGGACAGGGGGCGATGTATTTTTCTCGCTATGCCCACCACGTCACGATGTTAGTGCGGGGCGAGTCTCTTGCTAGTAGCATGTCGCAATACCTAATCGACCAAATTGCCGAGACACCAAATATTACAGTTAAGGTGCATTCTCAGGTGGTGGAGGTAAAAGGAGAGACAAATTTAGAGGCGATCGCGATTCAAAATACCCAAACAGGTGAAATTGAAGTCGTTCCGGCTAATTCCCTATTTATCTTCATTGGGGCTGTTCCCAGAACAGAATGGCTAGATGGAATTGTCGCACGCGACGATCGCGGTTTTGTTTTGACTGGAACAGATCTTAGCCAGAACGGACACCGCCCAAAAGGATGGACGTTAGATCGAGAACCTTTTTTATTAGAAACTAACGTACCTGGGATTTTTGCTGTGGGCGATGTACGTCACGGTTCCATTAAGCGCGTGGCTTCTAGCGTTGGTGAAGGATCGATTTGCGTCCAATTCATCCATCGGTATTTGAGTAATGTGTTGTAG
- a CDS encoding type II toxin-antitoxin system Phd/YefM family antitoxin translates to MRQVNLVEASQQLSELIEAAMHGEEVIITKDEQPLVQLTPLLATQRRRQPGNAKGLVIISDDFDEPLEDFKDYMS, encoded by the coding sequence ATGCGACAAGTCAATCTTGTTGAAGCATCTCAACAATTATCAGAATTAATTGAAGCTGCAATGCATGGGGAAGAAGTCATTATTACAAAAGACGAACAGCCACTAGTTCAACTCACGCCGCTATTGGCAACTCAACGTCGCCGTCAGCCAGGAAACGCTAAAGGCTTAGTAATAATATCCGATGATTTTGATGAACCTCTAGAAGATTTTAAGGATTACATGTCATGA
- a CDS encoding type II toxin-antitoxin system VapC family toxin yields the protein MRFLLDTHTFIWYVANEGQLTTSVLEIVNDANNDILLSVASLGEAVVASLRLHHRYPFDLLLISQVIVEQLPILSIDSAFDVDPMQRLWNKCMKQEEKGDSELFYAFFSLIKPRKSTSSKDEWQSHVLPHSAIAELAPNLWHVTGILPSSTMVPREMVVYKLPDSSLLIHSAIALNEVGMSQLESLGVPKILIVPNRIHRLDAGVYKQRYPQLTIICPAAAKPYVEEVVAVDGIAEEVLPKYDIICHEPAGIRPQELVYELPLPTGKALIFTDILFNLNKLYLQQNSPKGQFTFQWLGASAIGANGFFGMTFLGRQFFLRDRHAYRQWLETLADSIHDLQVISVAHGSPIIANCNQRLREAAARLS from the coding sequence ATGAGGTTCTTGCTAGATACTCATACATTTATTTGGTACGTGGCGAATGAAGGACAACTAACCACCTCAGTTTTGGAGATCGTTAATGATGCAAATAATGATATTTTGTTGAGTGTAGCTAGCCTTGGGGAAGCTGTAGTTGCATCCTTACGTCTTCACCATCGCTATCCGTTCGATCTCCTATTAATCTCACAAGTAATTGTAGAGCAATTACCAATATTAAGTATCGATTCTGCTTTCGATGTCGATCCAATGCAAAGACTTTGGAATAAGTGTATGAAACAAGAAGAAAAAGGAGATTCTGAGCTATTCTATGCTTTCTTCTCTCTAATTAAACCTCGTAAAAGCACTTCTTCTAAAGATGAGTGGCAATCTCATGTTTTACCTCATAGTGCAATTGCAGAACTAGCGCCGAATCTATGGCACGTTACTGGTATTTTACCAAGTTCTACTATGGTTCCACGTGAAATGGTGGTTTATAAATTGCCAGACTCTAGTTTACTAATTCACAGCGCGATCGCACTCAACGAAGTGGGAATGTCACAGCTTGAGTCTTTAGGCGTACCTAAAATTTTAATAGTACCCAACCGCATTCATAGGCTAGATGCTGGCGTATACAAACAGCGATATCCACAACTTACAATTATTTGTCCCGCCGCTGCAAAACCATATGTTGAAGAAGTCGTAGCAGTAGATGGAATTGCAGAAGAAGTATTACCAAAATATGACATTATCTGTCACGAACCTGCTGGTATTCGTCCGCAGGAACTCGTTTATGAATTACCATTACCTACAGGAAAAGCATTAATATTTACAGACATTTTATTTAATTTAAATAAGTTATATTTACAACAAAACTCACCCAAAGGACAGTTTACATTTCAATGGTTGGGAGCAAGTGCTATTGGGGCAAATGGATTTTTTGGTATGACTTTTTTAGGTAGGCAATTTTTTCTACGCGATCGCCATGCTTATCGTCAATGGTTAGAAACATTAGCTGATAGTATACACGACTTACAAGTTATTTCCGTTGCCCACGGTAGCCCTATTATCGCTAACTGTAATCAGCGATTACGGGAAGCAGCAGCACGTTTATCGTAG
- a CDS encoding ATP-binding protein, which yields MTATKLSLQQVPIFAHLDEKQLQCLNQLGTEIQLDAGTQIAKQGDPPDGFYIILEGVTEWTRTVDGQAAHAVNLGSGEVFAELILLLDEPYPTSGRALTPVTLYKLHPEAFWQMLEICPQVWRSILKIATQRSQLHESVTQQQAKLISLGTLSAGLAHELNNPAAAVKRNVQNLDEILQQLPALALQLHQQPLNKEQIDFLCDLYKQAIATAKTCSRRDPIAQSEAEDEVTDWLDDRKVKESWKLAPTLVNAGITTEKLDEITAHITPECLSSVLRWLDATVTGSGLLYELQQSSGRIGELVKAMKEYSYMDRAPIQEVDVHEGINTTLTILKYKLKQGVSVHKEYGSLPKISAYGSQLNQVWTNLIDNAIDATGGKGQIWIRTCQEGDRILVEIVDNGVGIAPEIQSRIFEQFFTTKEVGKGTGLGLDIVRRIIVGQHKGDIRFETKAGETKFQVRLPIQLN from the coding sequence ATGACAGCTACTAAATTATCCCTACAACAAGTACCAATTTTTGCTCATTTAGATGAGAAGCAATTGCAGTGTTTAAATCAACTCGGTACGGAAATTCAACTCGATGCGGGTACGCAAATTGCCAAACAAGGAGATCCGCCAGATGGATTTTATATTATTTTAGAAGGAGTTACAGAATGGACGCGAACTGTAGATGGACAAGCAGCACATGCCGTCAATTTAGGTTCTGGGGAAGTATTTGCAGAATTAATTTTACTGCTAGACGAACCCTATCCCACCAGCGGACGCGCCTTGACTCCCGTTACACTTTATAAACTCCATCCAGAAGCTTTTTGGCAGATGTTAGAAATTTGCCCTCAAGTATGGCGCAGTATTTTAAAAATTGCTACGCAGCGATCGCAACTCCACGAATCTGTCACCCAGCAACAAGCAAAATTAATTTCTCTTGGTACTTTATCGGCTGGTTTAGCACATGAATTGAACAATCCGGCGGCGGCGGTAAAAAGAAACGTTCAAAATTTAGATGAGATTTTACAGCAATTACCTGCTTTGGCGTTGCAGCTACATCAGCAGCCTTTAAATAAGGAACAAATCGATTTTTTATGTGACTTGTATAAACAAGCGATCGCAACTGCAAAAACTTGTTCTCGTCGCGATCCAATTGCTCAAAGTGAAGCTGAAGATGAGGTTACTGATTGGTTGGACGATCGCAAGGTTAAAGAAAGTTGGAAACTTGCTCCTACACTAGTCAACGCTGGAATTACAACAGAAAAATTAGATGAAATTACAGCTCATATTACTCCTGAATGTTTGAGTAGTGTATTGCGCTGGTTGGATGCAACAGTTACGGGAAGCGGATTGTTATATGAATTACAACAAAGTTCGGGGCGGATTGGAGAATTAGTTAAAGCGATGAAGGAATATTCCTACATGGATCGCGCCCCCATTCAAGAAGTAGACGTTCATGAGGGAATTAATACTACGTTAACGATTCTCAAGTACAAATTGAAACAAGGTGTTAGCGTGCATAAAGAGTATGGCAGTTTACCTAAGATTAGTGCTTATGGGAGTCAGTTAAATCAAGTTTGGACGAATTTAATTGATAATGCGATCGATGCTACGGGTGGTAAAGGACAAATTTGGATTAGGACTTGTCAAGAGGGCGATCGCATTTTGGTAGAAATTGTTGATAATGGTGTGGGAATTGCACCAGAGATTCAGTCGCGGATTTTTGAACAGTTTTTTACTACGAAAGAAGTGGGGAAAGGGACGGGTTTAGGGTTAGATATCGTGCGGCGAATTATTGTCGGACAGCATAAGGGTGATATTAGGTTTGAGACAAAGGCAGGAGAGACAAAGTTTCAGGTTAGATTGCCGATACAGTTAAATTAA
- a CDS encoding alpha/beta fold hydrolase produces MPSAKLSNINMYYEVHGAGEPLVLIQGLSLDSSAWADQISAFSQKYRVIVLDNRGVGQSDSPNIPYSTEMMADDIVELLKFLNIKNAHILGFSMGGTIAQQIALKYPEVVKSLILVATSAKFPARARYLTKLWLKMLEEQVSTETRLQEICLWVFTDEFLADEARVTAAVNLGLNHAHPQPTHGFVGQIAALLEHDIRDDIHRISAPTLVLIGKDEIFIPLNFSEELAANIPNAELVVSEKGGHNYWMEFPEIFNQAVMQFLAKVA; encoded by the coding sequence ATGCCTTCAGCTAAGTTGAGCAATATTAATATGTACTATGAGGTACATGGAGCTGGAGAGCCCTTAGTCCTAATTCAAGGTTTGAGCTTGGATAGTAGTGCTTGGGCAGATCAGATTTCTGCATTTTCTCAAAAGTATCGAGTTATTGTTCTTGATAATCGCGGCGTAGGGCAATCTGATTCTCCTAATATACCTTACTCTACTGAAATGATGGCTGATGACATAGTGGAATTATTGAAGTTTTTAAATATTAAAAATGCCCATATTTTAGGTTTTTCAATGGGTGGAACGATCGCTCAGCAAATTGCTTTAAAATATCCAGAAGTTGTGAAAAGCCTAATTTTGGTCGCGACATCTGCTAAGTTTCCAGCTAGAGCTAGATATTTAACTAAGTTATGGTTAAAAATGCTTGAGGAACAGGTTTCTACAGAAACCCGACTGCAAGAGATTTGCTTATGGGTGTTTACAGATGAATTTTTAGCAGATGAGGCGCGAGTTACAGCAGCGGTAAACCTGGGATTGAATCATGCACATCCTCAACCAACGCATGGCTTTGTAGGACAAATCGCTGCTCTTTTAGAACACGATATAAGAGACGATATCCATCGAATCTCTGCTCCTACCTTAGTGCTTATTGGTAAAGATGAAATATTTATTCCTTTGAATTTTTCTGAGGAGTTAGCTGCGAATATTCCTAATGCAGAATTAGTCGTATCGGAGAAAGGTGGACATAATTATTGGATGGAGTTCCCAGAAATATTTAACCAAGCAGTCATGCAATTTTTAGCTAAAGTAGCTTAG
- a CDS encoding serine hydrolase, whose translation MDEYIEILRISRSIPGLSIAVVKDGSPLLVKDYGLANVELSVPATKNSIYELASVGKTFAAATMMLVKQNKSRNPPLPLLTCYEG comes from the coding sequence ATGGACGAATATATTGAAATTTTAAGAATTAGTCGTTCTATTCCTGGGCTTTCTATTGCAGTAGTAAAAGATGGTAGTCCCTTGCTAGTAAAAGACTATGGATTAGCAAATGTAGAATTATCAGTACCAGCAACAAAAAATTCTATTTACGAATTGGCATCAGTTGGCAAAACTTTTGCTGCTGCCACGATGATGTTAGTGAAACAAAATAAAAGTAGAAACCCGCCACTACCACTTTTGACATGCTACGAAGGATAA
- a CDS encoding sensor histidine kinase, giving the protein MTNIQNLPRQQLNIKDALRQVPLFVKLPETELQWLCDRGQEVWREAGEVHRQEGDPADHVFILLEGEIRITQQVGNQQLVLATYDTQTLFGELPVLMGQDTYWASGIAIKRSRIFELPKDAFWRLLSTCSCVTASILSTMAQRMQTVQTIAQQREKLAALGTLAAGLAHEMNNPAAAVRRSAKHLHELWQDIPCFTLKLKQQMTNEQLGFLIDMQCEAVQRAQNISTLDPLTQSDREDEIAEWLTTHHVENSWQLAPILVGTGLDSTWLESIAQKIPTDALSGAIAWLAASLTGVGAIEEIDRCADRISQLVQAIKDYSYMDRAPLQDVDVHQGLESTVTILSHKLKGGVTVIRNYDRNLPRIVGYGGALNQVWTNLIDNAIDAMQGQGKIWLRTWQEHDHIVVEIADNGSGIPANIQPRIFEPFFTTKGVGQGTGLGLDVTYRIIVGKHHGDINFTSKPGDTCFRVRLPIAAS; this is encoded by the coding sequence ATGACCAACATTCAAAATCTTCCACGTCAGCAACTCAATATCAAAGACGCACTCCGCCAAGTACCGCTATTTGTTAAATTACCAGAAACAGAATTGCAGTGGTTATGCGATCGCGGACAAGAAGTATGGCGGGAAGCAGGAGAAGTTCACCGTCAAGAAGGAGATCCAGCCGACCATGTTTTTATCTTGCTAGAAGGAGAAATTCGGATTACCCAGCAGGTAGGAAATCAGCAACTCGTTTTAGCTACCTACGACACGCAAACTCTGTTTGGTGAATTACCCGTATTAATGGGGCAAGATACTTATTGGGCGAGTGGAATTGCGATTAAGCGATCGCGCATTTTTGAACTACCAAAAGACGCATTTTGGCGCTTACTATCTACTTGTTCCTGCGTTACTGCCTCCATTCTCAGCACGATGGCGCAGCGAATGCAAACGGTGCAAACCATAGCACAGCAACGAGAAAAATTAGCTGCTTTAGGAACGTTAGCTGCCGGACTCGCGCACGAAATGAATAATCCCGCTGCCGCTGTCAGACGCAGTGCCAAACACCTGCACGAACTTTGGCAAGATATACCCTGCTTCACTTTAAAGCTGAAGCAGCAGATGACAAACGAACAACTCGGCTTTTTGATTGATATGCAGTGCGAGGCAGTGCAACGGGCGCAAAATATATCTACTCTCGATCCACTGACACAAAGCGATCGCGAGGATGAAATAGCTGAGTGGCTGACAACCCATCATGTAGAAAATAGTTGGCAACTCGCCCCCATTTTAGTTGGAACTGGGTTAGATTCAACTTGGCTAGAAAGCATCGCCCAGAAAATACCTACCGATGCCCTATCTGGGGCGATCGCTTGGTTAGCTGCATCCCTTACAGGTGTTGGGGCAATTGAAGAGATCGATCGCTGTGCCGATCGCATTTCTCAGTTAGTACAGGCAATTAAAGATTACTCTTACATGGATCGCGCCCCTCTACAAGACGTAGACGTACATCAAGGGCTAGAAAGCACTGTGACAATTTTAAGTCACAAACTCAAAGGTGGCGTGACTGTAATCCGCAACTACGATCGCAACTTGCCGCGAATTGTCGGTTATGGTGGGGCATTGAATCAAGTGTGGACGAACCTCATTGATAATGCGATCGATGCCATGCAAGGACAGGGCAAGATTTGGCTGCGGACTTGGCAAGAACACGACCATATAGTAGTCGAGATCGCCGACAACGGATCGGGCATTCCTGCCAATATTCAACCCCGTATTTTCGAGCCATTTTTTACCACTAAAGGTGTAGGACAAGGCACGGGTTTGGGTTTGGATGTCACGTATCGGATTATTGTGGGCAAGCATCACGGCGACATCAATTTTACGTCAAAGCCTGGAGACACCTGTTTTCGGGTACGTTTACCGATCGCAGCTTCATAA
- the ftsH2 gene encoding ATP-dependent zinc metalloprotease FtsH2 — translation MKFSWRVLVLWTLPALVIGFFFWQGAFAGAPADMSKNAASTRMTYGRFLEYLDAGRVTSVDLYEGGRTAIVEAVDPELDNRVQRLRVDLPYSAPEVIAKLRAGNVSFDSHPMRNDGAIWGLLGNLIFPVLLIGGLFFLFRRSSNIPGGPGQALNFGKSRARFQMEAKTGIKFDDVAGIDEAKEELQEVVTFLKQPERFTAVGARIPKGVLLVGPPGTGKTLLAKAIAGEAGVPFFSISGSEFVEMFVGVGASRVRDLFKKAKDNAPCLIFIDEIDAVGRQRGAGIGGGNDEREQTLNQLLTEMDGFEGNTGIIIIAATNRPDVLDAALLRPGRFDRQVTVDAPDIKGRLEILKVHARNKKLADTVSLEAISRRTPGFTGADLANLLNEAAILTARRRKDAITLLEIDDAVDRVVAGMEGTPLVDSKSKRLIAYHEIGHALIGTLIKDHDPVQKVTLVPRGQAQGLTWFTPSEEQGLISRSQLKARISGALGGRAAEDIIFGTAEVTTGAGNDLQQVTGMARQMVTRFGMSDLGPLSLDSQSSEVFLGRDLMTRSDYSDAIASRIDAQVRAIVDQCYELAKKLVRDNRTVMDRLVDLLIEKETIDGEEFRQIVAEYTDVPEKQQYVPTL, via the coding sequence ATGAAATTTTCTTGGAGAGTCCTAGTACTGTGGACACTGCCTGCACTCGTGATAGGCTTTTTCTTCTGGCAGGGGGCATTTGCTGGCGCTCCTGCTGATATGAGTAAGAACGCCGCCAGTACTCGGATGACTTACGGTCGTTTTCTGGAATATCTAGATGCTGGTCGCGTCACTAGTGTAGACCTATATGAAGGCGGACGGACGGCAATTGTAGAGGCAGTCGATCCAGAACTGGACAATCGCGTTCAAAGGCTGCGGGTAGACCTGCCATACAGCGCTCCCGAAGTGATTGCTAAACTCAGAGCGGGAAATGTAAGCTTTGATTCTCACCCGATGCGAAATGATGGGGCAATTTGGGGTTTACTGGGTAATCTCATTTTCCCCGTGCTGTTGATTGGCGGTTTATTCTTCTTATTCCGTCGCTCTAGTAATATTCCGGGTGGACCAGGGCAAGCACTTAACTTTGGTAAATCCCGTGCTAGATTCCAGATGGAAGCCAAGACGGGCATAAAATTTGATGACGTAGCGGGAATTGACGAAGCCAAAGAAGAGTTGCAAGAAGTCGTCACCTTCCTCAAACAGCCAGAACGCTTCACTGCTGTTGGCGCACGCATTCCCAAAGGCGTACTGTTAGTAGGACCCCCAGGAACGGGGAAAACATTACTAGCAAAAGCGATCGCTGGGGAAGCAGGAGTCCCATTTTTCAGCATCTCCGGTAGCGAATTCGTGGAAATGTTCGTTGGTGTCGGTGCATCGCGAGTACGGGATTTATTCAAGAAAGCCAAAGACAACGCCCCGTGTTTGATCTTCATTGATGAAATTGACGCAGTAGGTAGACAAAGAGGCGCGGGAATTGGTGGCGGAAACGACGAGAGAGAGCAAACTCTCAACCAATTGCTCACAGAAATGGACGGTTTTGAAGGTAATACGGGAATTATCATCATTGCTGCTACCAACCGTCCTGACGTACTCGATGCGGCATTATTACGTCCCGGTCGATTCGATCGCCAAGTTACAGTAGATGCACCAGACATCAAAGGGCGTTTGGAAATTCTCAAAGTCCACGCCAGAAACAAGAAGCTTGCTGACACTGTATCGTTAGAAGCAATTTCTCGCCGCACTCCTGGGTTTACAGGAGCAGATTTAGCCAACTTGCTGAATGAAGCTGCTATTTTGACGGCAAGACGACGTAAAGACGCGATTACCCTGCTAGAAATTGACGACGCTGTAGATCGCGTTGTAGCAGGGATGGAAGGCACACCGTTGGTAGATAGCAAGAGTAAGCGGTTGATTGCCTATCATGAAATCGGACATGCTTTAATCGGTACGCTGATTAAAGACCACGATCCGGTACAGAAAGTCACGCTAGTACCACGCGGACAAGCTCAAGGTTTGACTTGGTTTACTCCTAGCGAAGAACAAGGATTGATCTCGCGATCGCAGCTCAAAGCTAGAATTAGTGGTGCTTTAGGTGGTAGAGCTGCTGAAGATATCATCTTTGGTACGGCAGAAGTGACTACTGGTGCAGGTAATGACTTGCAACAAGTAACGGGAATGGCGCGACAGATGGTGACAAGATTTGGGATGTCAGATTTGGGTCCCCTGTCGTTAGATAGCCAAAGCTCAGAGGTATTTTTGGGACGTGACTTGATGACTCGTTCCGATTACTCAGACGCGATCGCTTCTCGCATCGATGCTCAGGTTCGCGCTATTGTCGATCAATGCTATGAGTTGGCAAAGAAACTCGTCCGTGACAATCGCACTGTGATGGATCGCTTAGTCGATTTGTTGATCGAAAAAGAAACCATCGACGGCGAAGAGTTTCGTCAGATTGTGGCTGAATACACCGACGTACCAGAAAAGCAGCAGTACGTGCCAACGCTGTAA
- a CDS encoding YXWGXW repeat-containing protein: MVIGHWSLVTGRWSPIAGHWSLN; the protein is encoded by the coding sequence TTGGTTATTGGTCACTGGTCGCTGGTCACTGGTCGCTGGTCACCGATCGCTGGTCACTGGTCACTGAATTAG
- a CDS encoding SDR family oxidoreductase, with protein sequence MQDKVVVVVGATGGIGSALTRKLAPTGARLVLAARNSSALQDLATQLSVKSVLTVPTDITDRTSVNALMEQTTAQFGKIDALVNAAGAGILKPYNALEPADLEAMLDLNLKGSFYTCQAAAEFMQRQKSGHICNVVGILGKHSMAMAAAYSASKFGVVGFSKCMAEELKRFGVKFTLFYFGGVDSPFWDNIQLKVDRKKMLSTETAANAIFYALQAEPQAVPMEINIQPDSHLFF encoded by the coding sequence ATGCAAGACAAGGTGGTTGTAGTTGTCGGTGCAACTGGGGGTATTGGTTCAGCTTTAACTCGCAAACTGGCTCCAACTGGAGCGCGTCTGGTGTTGGCAGCTAGAAATAGCAGCGCGCTGCAAGACTTGGCAACACAGTTGTCAGTTAAGTCAGTATTGACTGTTCCCACAGATATCACCGATCGCACCTCGGTAAATGCCCTGATGGAGCAAACTACAGCTCAGTTTGGAAAAATTGATGCTTTAGTAAATGCAGCTGGTGCAGGAATATTAAAGCCTTACAATGCTCTAGAACCAGCCGATCTAGAGGCGATGTTAGACCTAAACTTGAAGGGTAGCTTCTACACCTGCCAAGCCGCAGCTGAATTCATGCAACGGCAGAAATCCGGGCATATTTGTAACGTAGTTGGAATTTTGGGCAAGCATTCAATGGCAATGGCAGCAGCATACAGCGCTTCCAAGTTTGGTGTAGTTGGTTTCAGTAAATGCATGGCGGAAGAGTTGAAGCGTTTTGGTGTGAAGTTCACGCTATTTTATTTTGGTGGCGTAGACTCTCCCTTCTGGGACAACATACAGCTAAAAGTCGATCGCAAAAAAATGCTCAGTACCGAAACTGCTGCCAATGCAATCTTTTATGCCCTCCAAGCAGAACCGCAAGCAGTCCCGATGGAAATTAATATTCAGCCAGACAGTCACTTGTTTTTTTAG